The Pyxidicoccus sp. MSG2 DNA segment GCCCCTCACTGGCAGGGCTGCTGCTGCCGTGGGTGATGGCCGCCACGCTGTCGCTGGTCGCGCTGGGTGCGGTGGATGCGCGCGGCATCTCCCTCAACTTCTACGACGCGCAGCACTCGCTGCCCGAGCTCGAGAAGGACTCTCCCCCCGGGCTCCAGGCAGAGCGAAAGGCACTCCAGGTGCTCCGCAACTCGGCGCGCCGTGGCGAGACGTCAATGGAGGCCTACCACGAGGAGCGCGAGCGGCAGGCCCACGCACACCGCCGGGCCCTGGGCCTCCAGAAGGAGCCCTGACCCGGCGGGAGCACGCCTGCCGTCAGACGAAGCGGTACGAGCTGACGTGGAACACGGGGCCCACCATGGCGCTGGTGAGCAGGTCCTTGTCCACGCGGCCCTCGGCTTCGATTCGCTGGCCGTCCTTCTTGATCTTCCGGTCGCCGCCAGCGAGCTGGTACGTGGTGCCGTCGTCGCCCTCGAGCACCCACACGCCGGTTTCGATGTCTCGGAAGACGACGCGGCCGGTGAGCTTCACGGCTCATCCTTCTTGAGCATCGCGCGGGCGATGACGATGCAGAGGACGGTGTTGAAGCCCAGCCACGGCTTGGCCAGGAAGGTGAAGGGCATCCACGCCAGCGCCGGAGCCCCCGCCCACGCGGAGTACGCGAGGAAGCCCGCGAAGCCGAGCGCCAGGCCGCCCACCGCCGCGCGCAGACCGCGCCACTTGATGGAAGGCAGCGAGAGCAGCAGCGGGATGAGCGCGCTGTAGAACAGCGGGTTCACCGTCTTGCCACGGCCGAAGATGATGCGCTCCCAGTCGGGGATGGGCAGCGAGGCCACGTTCACCACGTCACCCGCGGCGCCCTCCGCGCCACCGAACCAGTTCTTCAGGAAGAAGGCGCCCACCGTGGACAGCAGCAGCGGGAGCAGGAACGCGGGCTTGAAGAGCACGTTGAGGTAGCCGGGACGGGCGCCCCCACGCAGCGTCAGCAGCACGAAGGCCAGCAGCGCGAGCGCCCAGTACAGCGGCGGCCACTGGGACAGCCCGCCGCTCAGCGACGCCAGCGAGGCCTCCGCGTTGAGCAGGCCGTGGCCGTACTGCTCGCTCCACGCCTGGTCCGCGACCTTCTTCGCACCGGCGTACAGCGCCTTCTCCACCTCGTCCGGACCCTTGGCGCCGGCCGCGTACAGCATGGCGGCCACCGCGGCCACGTGCGGGGTGGCCATGCTGGTGCCCTGGTACGAGGCATAGACGGACTGCGCCGGATTGCGCGGGTCGATGGTGTTCTGGAGGATGCCGCCCTGGTCGCCACGGCGCTTGTCACCACCCGGCGCGGCGATGTCCAGCTCCTTGCCATAGGACGAGTACGGCGCGAGCACACCATCCGGCCCCACCGCCGACACCGCCACCGCGCCCGGGTAGGCCGCGGGGAACTCGACGCGAGCGCGCCCGCCGTTGCCGGCCGCCGCGACCACGGTGACGCCCTTCTTGCGCGCGTACTCCACCGCGCTCGCCATCACCTGCGAGTAGCCGCCGCCGCCCAGGGACATGTTGATGACGTTGGCGCCCTTGTCCGCCGCGAAGCGGATGGCGTCCGCGATGTCCGCCGTGGTGCCGCCACCGAAGTGGTTGAGCACCTTCACCGGCATCAGGGTCGCCTCGAAGGCCACGCCCGCCACGCCCTCCTTGTTGTTGGTGGCCTGGGCAATCGTGCCCGCCACGTGCGTGCCGTGACCGTGGTCGTCATTGGCGTGCTCGTCGTCGTTCACGAAGTCGTAGCCCTTCACGAACTTCACGCCCTTGAGGTCCGGTACCTGCTTGAACTCGTCGTAGTCCTCGTAGGCGATGCCAGTGTCGAGCACCGCCACCACCACGCCCTTGCCGTGGTTGCGATCCCACGCCTTGGGCATGTCGATCATCCGGAGGTTCCACTGCTCCGAGTACTTGGGGTCGTTCGGCGTGAAGCTCGCCCGGACCTCCATCAGCGGCTCGGCGGCCTCCACGTTGGGGTTCTGCCGGATGCGCGCCAGCGTGCCCTCGACGTCATCCACGCCCACCGCCAGGGTGAGGGCCTCGTCGGCGCTCTCCACGGAGTTGAGCTCCAGGTCCACGCCCCAGTCGGCCTCCCAGGCGTCGAACTCGGCCTTGGTGGTGCCATCCTTGAAGTCCACGACGATGGCGCCATCCACCACGTCCATGGGCTCGAGTGCTTCGGCCGCGACAGCCTCTGCTTCCGTCGGCGGCGGCGCCTGCTCATCGGAGCGAGATGCGCACGCGGTCGCCAGCGTCACGGCCAGCACCGCGCCACCCAGGGTCCATCGCACCATCCGCATCGGGCTACTCCTTGAGGAACGAGGCTCTTCCAGAAGACCCCTACGAACGAACGACGAAACGATTGGGTCTGCACTCACAGTCTGTACGCCCCCTCTCCCGGCGTGCAAGGGCCCGGAGGTAAAGAAACGTGAAGAAGTCCACGGGGTTGCACGGGCATCGGTCATCCCCCGGAGAGCCGGCGCAGCCAGGCGGCCACGGCCCGTCCGACCTGGGGGAGGTTGCGCTGGAAGGTCGCCCCGGCATCGTCGATGACCTCTAAATCGCCCCCCGCCTGGGCGACAGCGGCGGACACCCTGGCCCGGGGCAGTCGGGCGTCCTGCTCCCCCTGGATGACCAGGAGCGGACACGCCACCCGACCCAGGACGTCCGGGGCCACGTCCGCGGGCGCCACCAGGCACAGCCCCCCCACGGAGGGGTGCTTCGCCTGGAGCGCCAGGGCCACCTGCGCCCCGCCATGGAGCGAGGCCACCGCCAGCGCCGACGTGCCCGCGTTCTCCATCAGCATCCGCATGGCCGCCTCGGCGTCCTCCAGGAGCGCCAGGTCCTTGCCCCGCGTGCCCTGGCTGGCGCCCACACCCCGGTGGTTGAAGCGCAGCGTGGGGAAGCCCGCGTTGGCCGCCGCCCAGACCAGTTCCGACGCGATGACGTGGTCCATGCCGCCGCCCTCGTCCGGACGGGGTGGAATCACCAGCAGCGGCGGGGCCTTGGTGCCACGGTGGGCCGTGCCCTCCATCACCTCGCGGCCCACCGGAACCAGCGTGGCACGCTCCAGGAACTGACCTTTCTGGACCATGCTCCCACCTTAACCTTCCAGGTGCGCGGCGGCCCGGCCCGGGTGTGTGGGCACATCTCCCCACACTCGAATCATCCAGCCCCACGCAACTTCCCGGGTCCCCGAGTGACAATGGAGAACACCGACGTCCACGTCCTCTCCCCTGAGCACCCCGTAGGAGCCCCCAGCATGAGCCTCATCGAGCGCGGCCGGAACCTCATCACCAAGATTGGCACCGGCACCCAGAAGGCCGTCGAGACCGCCCAGACGGCGGCGAACACGGTGAAGACGACCGCGCAGACCGTGGGCCAGAAGGCCGCCACCGTGGTGGACGGCTTCGAGAGCAAGGCCGCCCAGGCGGCCCACACCGTCGCGGGCGTGTTCACCGCTCCGGCGGGCGCGAAGGACAAGGCGTACGACGGCAAGCTGGTGGGCGCGGGGGGCCAGACGTTCGAGCCCGGCACACCGCTGAGCCAGATTCCCGCCGTCACGCCGCGCAACAACCCGAACGCGACGTCCACCGTCATCTACGTCAACGGCATCTCCACGGACAAGAACGGCCAGTCCGCGGAGCTGCAGGCCATCGCGGACAAGTCGGGCATGCGCGCCATCGGCATCCACAACGCCACCGAGGGCATGGTCTCCGACCTCCTCCAGTGCGTGAAGGACAAGCTGGACAAGGGCAAGAACCCCGCCGTGGACACGCTCGCCGACACCATCTACTCCGAGCTGAAGGCGGGCCGCTCGGTGAACCTGATGGGCTACAGCCACGGTGGGCTCATCACCTCGCGGGCGCTCAACGACGTGGCGCGCCGGCTGCGCATCGAAGATGGGATGTCCAAGACGCAGGTGGAGCAGACGATGAGCCGCCTCAACGTGGAGACGTTCGGCGCCGCCGCCTGCACGTACCCGGACGGCCCCAACTACGTGCACTACGTCAACGACAAGGACCTCGTCCCCACCCTCTTCGGCCTCGGCGGGAGCGGCAAGAGCCCGGCGGACCTGCTGCGCGACGCGGGCAAGGGCGCCAAGGTGCACTACTTCTCCGAGAAGGGTGCGTTCAGCGGCGCGCACGCGCTGGCGGACACGTACCTGAAGCACCGCGTGCCCTTCGAGGAGGGCCGGGCCGGCCGCTTCTAGCGCGAGTCGTGCTATGTAGGCGCTCATGAACATCGAAGAGGCGCAGCGACTGGTACAGGCCTTCATGCGGACCCAGGGCGAGCAGAACAGCCCGGGTCTCAACCCGCAGGGGTTCGGTGGTCTCGCCAAGGGCGAGGCGCAGCTGTACTTCGAGTTCGTCCCCACGTCGGGCGAGCTCAAGTGCAGCGCGCTCATCTACCGCTTCCGCGACGCCCCCCGGCCCGGAGTCCTCGACGGCTTCCTCGCCGAGGAGAAGGCCGGCACCGACACCGGCGGCGGCAAGGTGGACTTCGAGAAGGAGAGCAAGAGCCTCTTTCTCAGCCGCACGTACCCCATGGCGCCTCCGGACCAGTCGTTCGAGCTCGGCATGAACAAGCTGATGGCCGCGAGCCTCGTCTGGGGCGGCGAGGTCTTCGAGCGCGTCGCCGCGAAGGTGATTCCCGCGAAGAAGTAGACGGGGTGCTCGGGACCCGAGGGCGACGAGGTGCTGGACCTCGTCGCCACCCGTGTCTCGCTACACCGACTGCAGCACGTAGAACTTGAGGTACTTCCCCTCGGGGAACTGCAGGCGCACGGGGTGGTCCGGCGGCTGGTAGCGCTCCTCCACGAGCGCCAGGTCCACGCCGGCCTTGAAGCCCGCCTCGCGCACCGCGCCCATGAAGTCATCCGGCGTCACGCGCGCCGAGCACGACGCCGTGGCCAGCAGCCCACCCGGCCGGAGGATGCCCAGCGCCTGCCGGTTGAGGGACGCGTAGCCGTCGATGGCCGCCTGCACCGCGCGCTGGCTCTTCGCGAAGGCCGGCGGGTCCAGGATGATGAGGTCGAACGTGCGGCCCTCTTCCTTGAACGACTGGATGATCTTGAAGACATCCGCCGCCAGGAAGTCGTGCTTCTCCGCGGGCAGCCCGTTGCGCGTGAAGTTCTCACGGGCGAGCGCAATCGCGTCCGGGTCCAGGTCCACGGAGAAGACGCTGTTGGCCCCGCCCAGCGCCGCGTTGACGGAGAACCCGCCGCTGAAGCTGAAGCAGTTGAGCACGTCGCGGCCCTTCGCCAGCCGCCGGATGAGGTAGCGGTTCTCCCGCTGGTCCAGGAAGAAGCCCGTCTTCTGTCCGCGCCACGCATCCACCATGAACGTCGCGCCGCGCTCGCGGATGGGGATGAGCTCCGGGGCCTCGTGGCCGTAGAGCATCTTCCCGGAGCCGCGGCCCTCGTCCTCGTCCACGTCGTCGCGCCCCACCTCGTCGCGGCCGAGCACGCCCTTGAGTCCGGGCACGCCCGCCTTCAGTGCCTCCAGGATGAGCGGCCGGTAGGGCGTGAGGCCCGCCGAGTACAGCTTCATCACCGCCCAGCCCGCATAGAGGTCCACCACCACGCCCGGCAGCCCGTCGCCCTCGCCGTGAATCAGGCGGTAGCTGTCCGTGTCGGTCAGGTCGATGAGGGACGTGCGCTCGTTCAGCGACTGCCGCACCCTCCGGGTGATGAAGGCCGCGTCCACCGCCTCGCGCGGATCTCGCGTCAGCACGCGCACGGCGATGGCGGAGTGCGGGTCGTAGTACCCGCGCGCCACGAACTTCCCATTCTCCGTCAGGTCCACCACGCAGCCGGCCGGAATCTTCGGCACGTGCTCCAGCGCCTTGCGGAACACCCACGGGTGCCCCGCGCGCAGGTGGCGCCCCAGTCCTCGCGCCAGCTCCAGCTTCACGACATTCACGGTGTCACTCCTCAAAGGGCCGCGCGGGCCCGGCGGGCGAGGATGGCTCTTGCCAGCTCCTCGAAGCCCCGCCCTTCGGCCGCCCGGGTGATGAAGGCCGGCGGCGCGTCAATCCGGTCCAGGACGGAGCGAACATTGGCCACGCCCACGCCCAGTGCAAATGCTGCGAACATCGGGGCGTCGTTGAAAGAATCCCCCGCGTACACGTAGCGCCCGTCCGCCGGCTCCAGTCGCTCGCCCCACGCCACCTTCGCGAAGCGCCGCGTCGCGCTCAGCTTGTCGAAGCGGCCCAGCCAGCAGTTGACGTGCACCGACGAGCGCACCGCCGTCACCCCTCGCGCCGTCAGGAGGGACTCGATGCGAGCCGCGCCGTCATCCCCCAGCCGCGCCTCCTCGTTGTAGTCCACGGCGAGGTCCACCTCGGTGTACGCGCTGTCCAGCGACAGCCGGGCACCGGGGACCTGTTTCAGGACCCGCGCCACCTCCGCCTGGAGCCGCTTCCGGTTGGCCACTCGCTGGGCGGGGGCCTCCGCGTACACCTTCCGCATGCGCCCGTGCTTCCCCTTCAGGAAGAACAGGCCACCGTTCTCCACGATGACGCCGTCCACGGGGAGCTGCCGCGCCCACGCCTCACCCCACCCCGCCGGCCGACCGCTCACCAGCACCACGTGCAGCCCGGCGGCGGACAGGCGCTCGAGCGCCCGCACCGTGTCCGAGCGCAGCTTGTGCCCCGTGGTGAGCGTGCCGTCCACGTCCGTGAAGACGCCCTTCACGCGGGACAGGTCCGCCTCGCGCAGCGGGCGCGGAGGGGCCACCTTGCTGGACGCCGCCATCACATCACGTCCAGCTGGGCCAACAGCCCCTGGAAGGACTCGATGGTGGAGCGCAGGTCCGCCGGGGAGAGCTGGCCAATCTGGAGCTTGCGCGCCTTGCGCAGGAAGGCGTCCAGCTCGGAGTCCCTGCCATAGAGGGACTGGGCGCTGCCGGCCGCCTCCGCCAGGGCACGCGCGGCGCCGGCCGGGTCCGAGCCCACCAGCGACAGGGCCCGCTCCAGCCGCACGCCGCAAGAGGCCCACACCTCGCGGTCGTGGATGATGAGCACCTGCCGCTGATTCACGGCGGACAGGCCGCGCACGAACTCGTCGAGCTGCTCCACCACCACGACCAGCTCCGGCCGGGCGGGGTTGGGGAGGATGGACAGGCGGCCCACCTCGGCGCGCATCTCCACGATGTGGCGCTTGTCCTGCGCGCGGAGGTTCCGGTACGCGGCGGTGCGGCCGAAGGCGTCCAGCTCCGTCTGGAGCTGCTGCGCGTTCCACTGCACGTCCTCGGGCTCGGCCTCGCGGACCTTCTTGAGGCGCGAGGAGATGATGCGGGCCAGGTCGGAGGTAATCGCGCGCACCGTCACCGCGGCCTTCACCTCGGCCTCGTACCCGGGCACCACCTGCGCCCGCGTCACCTCTCCGAAGGTGCCCACCGACTCGAAGACGAGGTTGCTCATCTGCTCGCGGAAGCGGGCCCGGAAGCGCTGGATTTCCGACAACAGCGTCCACCGGTCGCTCACCACGGACGGGTTGCGCATCGCCTCGCCGAGCTGGGTGACGCCCTGCGCAATCTGGCTCATCGCCTCCCGGAGCAGGCCGGAGGGGTCGTCCGCGCCATCCGGCCGCTTGCCGACCTCGTCCGCCGCGCGGCTCACGGTGTCGGCGATGCCGCCCAGCGGCTGCACGGGGAACTGCTCGCGGATGACGTTGAGCAGCGCGTTGACGTCCATCACCGTGTCGCGGATGACGGGCGCCATCTCCTCCCACAGTGACAGGTCCGGGGACGAGTCCACGACGGGCGTCTCGTACTTCACCAGGTCCATGTCGCTCAGCCGGGCGATGGCCTGGGCCGCGGCGGCGTACAC contains these protein-coding regions:
- a CDS encoding S8 family serine peptidase; this translates as MRMVRWTLGGAVLAVTLATACASRSDEQAPPPTEAEAVAAEALEPMDVVDGAIVVDFKDGTTKAEFDAWEADWGVDLELNSVESADEALTLAVGVDDVEGTLARIRQNPNVEAAEPLMEVRASFTPNDPKYSEQWNLRMIDMPKAWDRNHGKGVVVAVLDTGIAYEDYDEFKQVPDLKGVKFVKGYDFVNDDEHANDDHGHGTHVAGTIAQATNNKEGVAGVAFEATLMPVKVLNHFGGGTTADIADAIRFAADKGANVINMSLGGGGYSQVMASAVEYARKKGVTVVAAAGNGGRARVEFPAAYPGAVAVSAVGPDGVLAPYSSYGKELDIAAPGGDKRRGDQGGILQNTIDPRNPAQSVYASYQGTSMATPHVAAVAAMLYAAGAKGPDEVEKALYAGAKKVADQAWSEQYGHGLLNAEASLASLSGGLSQWPPLYWALALLAFVLLTLRGGARPGYLNVLFKPAFLLPLLLSTVGAFFLKNWFGGAEGAAGDVVNVASLPIPDWERIIFGRGKTVNPLFYSALIPLLLSLPSIKWRGLRAAVGGLALGFAGFLAYSAWAGAPALAWMPFTFLAKPWLGFNTVLCIVIARAMLKKDEP
- a CDS encoding HAD-IIB family hydrolase; the encoded protein is MAASSKVAPPRPLREADLSRVKGVFTDVDGTLTTGHKLRSDTVRALERLSAAGLHVVLVSGRPAGWGEAWARQLPVDGVIVENGGLFFLKGKHGRMRKVYAEAPAQRVANRKRLQAEVARVLKQVPGARLSLDSAYTEVDLAVDYNEEARLGDDGAARIESLLTARGVTAVRSSVHVNCWLGRFDKLSATRRFAKVAWGERLEPADGRYVYAGDSFNDAPMFAAFALGVGVANVRSVLDRIDAPPAFITRAAEGRGFEELARAILARRARAAL
- a CDS encoding class I SAM-dependent rRNA methyltransferase produces the protein MNVVKLELARGLGRHLRAGHPWVFRKALEHVPKIPAGCVVDLTENGKFVARGYYDPHSAIAVRVLTRDPREAVDAAFITRRVRQSLNERTSLIDLTDTDSYRLIHGEGDGLPGVVVDLYAGWAVMKLYSAGLTPYRPLILEALKAGVPGLKGVLGRDEVGRDDVDEDEGRGSGKMLYGHEAPELIPIRERGATFMVDAWRGQKTGFFLDQRENRYLIRRLAKGRDVLNCFSFSGGFSVNAALGGANSVFSVDLDPDAIALARENFTRNGLPAEKHDFLAADVFKIIQSFKEEGRTFDLIILDPPAFAKSQRAVQAAIDGYASLNRQALGILRPGGLLATASCSARVTPDDFMGAVREAGFKAGVDLALVEERYQPPDHPVRLQFPEGKYLKFYVLQSV
- a CDS encoding DUF5818 domain-containing protein, which translates into the protein MKLTGRVVFRDIETGVWVLEGDDGTTYQLAGGDRKIKKDGQRIEAEGRVDKDLLTSAMVGPVFHVSSYRFV
- a CDS encoding alpha/beta hydrolase, producing the protein MVQKGQFLERATLVPVGREVMEGTAHRGTKAPPLLVIPPRPDEGGGMDHVIASELVWAAANAGFPTLRFNHRGVGASQGTRGKDLALLEDAEAAMRMLMENAGTSALAVASLHGGAQVALALQAKHPSVGGLCLVAPADVAPDVLGRVACPLLVIQGEQDARLPRARVSAAVAQAGGDLEVIDDAGATFQRNLPQVGRAVAAWLRRLSGG